A single window of Xiphophorus hellerii strain 12219 chromosome 12, Xiphophorus_hellerii-4.1, whole genome shotgun sequence DNA harbors:
- the LOC116729700 gene encoding sesquipedalian-1, with protein MKLNERSVAHYATCDSPPDKTGFLFKKGERNTAYHRRWFVLKGNMLFYFEERDSREPIGVIVLEGCTVELCESVEEFAFAIKFDCAKARVYKLAAENQAAMESWVKALSRASFDYMRLVVKELERQLEEIQDAAGAGGQQSRPKLSRRNQVVRSRSGASSSSSSSSLSSSSSAPSMAAVYSAQKSLQDEVQLISGSSRENGVAWSKPPSASANGSAEAAPSCVTWDGCTDSGMVSGCAGDGGRAPPVPPRRLGASLESPVSPDTACFSKLHDWYGREVEELRAQWLQSQ; from the coding sequence ATGAAGCTAAACGAACGCAGCGTGGCGCACTACGCCACCTGTGATTCCCCACCAGACAAAACTGGCTTCCTGTTCAAAAAGGGTGAACGCAACACGGCGTATCACCGCCGCTGGTTCGTCCTGAAGGGCAACATGCTCTTCTACTTTGAGGAGCGAGACAGCCGAGAGCCCATTGGCGTCATCGTCCTGGAGGGCTGCACCGTGGAGCTGTGCGAGTCTGTGGAGGAGTTCGCCTTCGCCATCAAGTTCGACTGCGCCAAGGCGCGGGTGTACAAGCTGGCAGCGGAGAACCAGGCGGCCATGGAGTCGTGGGTGAAGGCTTTGTCGAGGGCCAGCTTCGACTACATGAGGCTGGTGGTGAaggagctggagaggcagcTAGAGGAGATCCAGGACGCCGCCGGAGCTGGAGGCCAGCAGTCCAGGCCGAAGCTTTCCCGGCGAAATCAAGTGGTGCGATCCAGGTCCGGGGcatcttcctcttcatcttcgTCTTCCCTCTCGTCATCGTCAAGCGCTCCTTCCATGGCCGCCGTTTACTCTGCTCAGAAGAGCCTTCAGGATGAGGTGCAGCTCATCTCCGGGAGTTCCAGGGAGAACGGAGTCGCATGGAGCAAACCTCCATCCGCCTCGGCTAACGGGTCGGCAGAGGCAGCACCGTCCTGCGTGACCTGGGACGGCTGCACAGACTCCGGGATGGTGTCTGGATGTGCGGGCGACGGAGGGAGGGCTCCACCAGTGCCCCCACGGCGATTAGGAGCGTCTCTGGAGAGCCCGGTCTCTCCTGACACCGCCTGCTTTTCCAAACTCCACGACTGGTACGGcagggaggtggaggagctgagAGCGCAGTGGCTGCAGAGCCAGTAG